The Chitinophaga sp. H8 region TTGCCATAATACCCTAATCCCACTGCATCATTTTCCAGGCTCTGACAAGCCTTTTGCAGAGCTTCTGGGAAAGTACGGCCAATAGCCATTACCTCACCCACTGATTTCATCTGCAGGCCCAGGGTTTCATCCGCACCTTTAAATTTATCAAAGTTCCAGCGTGGCATTTTAACGATCACATAGTCCAATGCCGGCTCAAAACAGGCGGAAGTGGTTTGGGTGATCTGGTTTTCCAGCTCATCCAGGCTGTATCCGATTGCCAGCTTCGCTGCAATTTTTGCGATAGGATATCCGGTAGCTTTAGAAGCCAGTGCAGAGGAACGGCTTACGCGGGGATTGATTTCGATAGCGATCAGCTCTTCATTTTCGGGGTTGAGTGCAAACTGTACATTACAACCACCGGCAAAGTTGCCCAGATCACGCATCATCATAATGGCTTTGTTACGCATATCCTGAAAAGCAGTATCGCTCAGGGTCATGGCAGGTGCCACCGTGATGGAATCACCGGTATGTACTCCCATGGGGTCCAGGTTTTCTACGGTACAGATAATCACTACGTTATCGTTTTTATCGCGCAGCAACTCCAGTTCATACTCTTTCCATCCCAGTACAGCTTTTTCTACCAGTACTTCATGTATAGGGGATGCTTTCAGTCCTCTGTCCAATGCCTCGTCCAGCTCTTCTTTACTGTGCACAAATCCCCCACCGGTACCTCCCAGGGTAAAAGAAGGGCGGATTACCAATGGGAAGCCAATCTGCTGGGCAAACTCTTTTCCTTCCAGGAAGGAGTTGGCAGATCTGGCAGGTGCCACAGGTACCCCCAGTTCAATCATCCACTGACGGAATTGCTCCCGGTCTTCCGCTTTATCTATGGCTTTAATGTCTACCCCGATCAGGCGTACATTATTTTTCTCCCATATTCCCAGCTCGTCTACATCCTTGCACAGGTTGAGCGCTGTTTGTCCACCCATGGTTGGCAGAACGGCATCTATCTGGTTTTCTTCCAGAATCTGCTCAATACTTTCCACTGTAAGTGGTAACAGGTACACCTTATCGGCCATCATGGGGTCCGTCATAATGGTGGCCGGGTTGGAATTAATCAATATCACTTTTATTCCCTCTTCCCGCAGCGAACGCGCTGCCTGAGATCCGGAATAATCGAATTCGCAAGCCTGACCAATAATAATAGGACCAGAACCAATAATGAGCACAGATTTGATAGATGAGTCTTTTGGCATTTGTGTAATCTATTGAAAATGAAAAACCAAATTGATCCTATTGCCGTTGAAGGGGACAAAAAAATCGTGCAAAATTATGGAATTCAAAAGTTTTTGAGGAATTAATTTTCGTTTTAGGGTAAAATAAATTTAGTACCCCCCGGATTACAACAAAAATCCGGTGACAAAAACACATAAAATACTGTAGCTCACCGGCCACTACCCAGAAGAATTACCGTTCTTCAAAAACAGGTATAAACACGTACTGCAATTCCATACAGAATCCTTAACTTTATGCAGCAACTGACATTGTAAACAGCAACATAACCGAATTGTACCCCCGAAGAAGTAACAGACTGGTTTATTAGAAGGTTATTCAGCCCACCGGAAGTCAGATTCCTGGTTATTTCTTATCGTTTTTATGACCCTAAATAAAGGTTTATGCGTAAAATGGCATTACGAACACCCGAAGTACACCCAAAGAAAACAAACAATACATTCACGGCAAATGCATCCGCATCTATTGTTACCCGGCTAAGGAAAATCCGTATCAGGACTGCTGCGCCCAATACACCTCCGGGCAGAACAAACCTTCCTGCCGGAATGCCTGACTATGGCCCATGGACCATGAATCACGGGCCCTGGATTGATTAGCTGATGGTAATGCAGCTACTTATTATCGGATATCCCCTACAGGAAAGTCCGGAAATGAGGCCCAGCAAACATCTGCCTTTAAAATGCTGTAACCCGCTGTTCCTTCCAGGATAAATTACTCCCTGGATAGATGAGCGCTCCTTCAGGAAATCTTTTGCGTGCTTCCCGCGTTTAAGCAAGCAGGCACAGTCCCTAACTAGACTTTTAAACGGGAAGCCATTGCTGCAACAGCTACTCCCATTACCGCAATGAGGGAAAATGATACCGCCAGACTGGAGGCCTGTGCTACAAAACCTATCAATGGCGGTCCGCATAAGAATCCGAGATAACCAATAGTGGATACGGTGGCCAGTGCCATTCCGGGAGATAGTACTTTAGAACGTCCGGCTGCACTGTATATCAATGGCACTACGGCTGATATTCCCGCGCCTACGAGCAGGAAACCGATAATAGCAGTGGTGAAATAAGGAAATACTACCGCAATTAACAAGCCCACAGCAGTGAGCAAACCACTTACCTGCAGCATACGCTTTACTCCCATACGGGTGGTAAGCCAATCGGCTACAAAGCGTCCAAAGGCCATTGTACTCATAAAGGCAGCATACCCAGCCCCCTCTAACCCTTCTCCCACCTTTACAATCTTTTTGAAGTATACCCCGCTCCAGTCAAACATGGTTCCCTCGCAAATCATGGCACACATAGCTATAATTCCCAGGGTAAGAAGAAACCTGTCTGGCTTTGAAAACAGGGGCTGCTGCTCCTGCACATTTACATCCTGCGTTACAATATGGCGCATGGTTGCTCCTACAATTACCCAGGCTACCACTGTAATCAACAGGAAATGTTGGTACGGAGCCATTTTCAAGGCAGCCATGGCGGCACCCACAGCGGCACCCGTAAACCCGGCCACACTCCACAGCCCATGAAAAGAGGCCATAATTGAACGCCCATACATTGATTCCACCGCAACAGCCTGTGTATTCATGGATAT contains the following coding sequences:
- a CDS encoding MFS transporter, with the protein product MTTDLSIGVLNKRHARIAVSALFFLSGLCFASWASRIPDLQQALHLSEAGLGGVLLALPLGSIISLPVAGVLVARFGSRQVVIIAASLYAAILPTLGLAQTPWQLIMCLVLFGFTGNLTNISMNTQAVAVESMYGRSIMASFHGLWSVAGFTGAAVGAAMAALKMAPYQHFLLITVVAWVIVGATMRHIVTQDVNVQEQQPLFSKPDRFLLTLGIIAMCAMICEGTMFDWSGVYFKKIVKVGEGLEGAGYAAFMSTMAFGRFVADWLTTRMGVKRMLQVSGLLTAVGLLIAVVFPYFTTAIIGFLLVGAGISAVVPLIYSAAGRSKVLSPGMALATVSTIGYLGFLCGPPLIGFVAQASSLAVSFSLIAVMGVAVAAMASRLKV